A stretch of the Porifericola rhodea genome encodes the following:
- a CDS encoding SIR2 family NAD-dependent protein deacylase yields MKKKVVVLSGSGISAESGIPTFRDSGGLWEGYDIQDVATAQAWKKNPELVLSFYNERRKAARLAQPNAGHLSLVELEKYFDVVIITQNVDDLHERAGSSKVIHLHGELNKSRSTLDENLVYEVIGDDIKWGDKCDKGSQLRPHIVWFGEMVPMMEVAYSEVVKAETFIVVGTSLQVYPAASLLYDVQPGIPVYIVDPSTPEYQEQANIVPIKESAHTGMPKLVEELIKEA; encoded by the coding sequence ATGAAGAAAAAAGTTGTGGTCTTATCAGGGTCGGGCATAAGTGCGGAAAGTGGTATACCTACTTTTCGTGATTCTGGTGGTTTATGGGAGGGGTACGACATCCAAGATGTAGCTACTGCCCAAGCCTGGAAGAAAAATCCTGAACTGGTTTTGAGTTTTTATAACGAAAGAAGAAAGGCGGCACGCCTTGCCCAGCCTAATGCCGGACACCTCAGTCTTGTGGAATTAGAGAAATACTTTGATGTGGTAATAATTACCCAAAACGTTGATGACCTACATGAGCGTGCAGGTTCTTCAAAAGTTATTCACCTGCATGGAGAATTGAACAAATCCCGTAGTACACTAGATGAAAATTTGGTGTATGAAGTAATTGGCGATGATATTAAATGGGGAGATAAATGCGATAAAGGGTCGCAACTACGACCGCATATTGTATGGTTTGGCGAAATGGTGCCTATGATGGAAGTGGCTTACAGTGAGGTTGTTAAGGCTGAAACGTTTATAGTGGTAGGTACCTCTCTTCAGGTATACCCTGCAGCTAGCCTTCTGTATGATGTACAGCCAGGGATACCCGTATATATTGTAGACCCTTCAACTCCAGAATATCAGGAGCAGGCTAATATTGTACCTATCAAAGAATCTGCTCATACAGGTATGCCTAAACTGGTAGAGGAGCTGATAAAAGAGGCATAG
- a CDS encoding glycerol-3-phosphate dehydrogenase/oxidase — translation MDREIMINTIAEHDTIWDVIVIGGGATGLGAALEASSRGYTTLLLEQADFAKGTSSRSTKLAHGGVRYLQQGDVSLVVEALHERGLMMKNAPHLVRNQAFVIPTYDWWGGPFYTVGMKVYDVLAGKLGLGPSKSLSKEETLKLIPTVEPEGLRGGVIYYDGQFDDARLAINLAQSCADTGGTLVNYMKVKNLIKASDMVSGVVAEDVETGKEYKIQGRVVINATGVFVDDILKMDNPDAKPIVRPSQGVHIVLDKEFLPGDSAIMVPKTDDGRVLFVVPWNNKAIVGTTDTPVDSTSLEPRALEEEVAFILEHAAKYLSKDPKREDVQSVFAGLRPLVSTGDDKNTAQLSRSHSLMVSVSGLVTITGGKWTTYRRMGEDTIDKASLIAGLEEQPSKTKDLRIHGWLKNVNTEDPLFFYGSDIIAIRKLINRRPELGEQIHKDLPTVKAQVVWAAQQEMARTVEDFLSRRTRSLLLNARASIEMAPEVAKLLADELDKDEAWQKDQVEQYSKLAKEYILQ, via the coding sequence ATGGATAGAGAAATAATGATTAATACCATTGCCGAACATGATACCATCTGGGACGTGATCGTCATTGGAGGAGGTGCCACCGGCTTGGGTGCTGCGCTAGAAGCCTCTTCCCGAGGCTATACCACCCTACTGCTGGAACAGGCAGACTTTGCTAAAGGAACTTCCAGCCGCAGTACAAAACTTGCCCATGGCGGAGTCCGCTATCTGCAACAGGGAGATGTGTCCCTGGTTGTGGAAGCCCTGCATGAACGTGGACTGATGATGAAAAACGCACCACATCTGGTAAGAAACCAGGCCTTTGTTATTCCTACTTACGACTGGTGGGGAGGCCCCTTCTATACTGTAGGCATGAAGGTGTATGACGTGCTTGCCGGAAAACTGGGCTTAGGACCTTCCAAAAGCTTATCTAAAGAAGAGACTTTAAAGCTTATTCCTACCGTAGAGCCGGAAGGCCTAAGAGGTGGTGTAATCTATTACGATGGTCAGTTTGATGACGCTCGCCTTGCCATCAACCTTGCCCAGAGTTGTGCCGATACCGGAGGCACCCTGGTTAACTATATGAAGGTAAAAAACCTTATCAAGGCTAGTGATATGGTGAGTGGAGTGGTAGCCGAAGATGTAGAAACCGGCAAAGAGTATAAAATTCAGGGTAGAGTAGTTATTAATGCTACAGGTGTCTTTGTAGACGATATTCTTAAAATGGATAATCCTGATGCCAAACCTATTGTACGTCCGAGCCAGGGGGTACATATCGTACTTGACAAAGAGTTTTTGCCCGGAGACTCCGCTATAATGGTACCCAAAACAGATGATGGGCGGGTACTTTTTGTAGTCCCCTGGAACAATAAAGCAATAGTAGGTACTACCGATACGCCAGTAGACAGTACCTCTCTGGAACCACGTGCTCTGGAAGAAGAAGTAGCTTTTATACTGGAGCACGCAGCAAAATACCTGAGCAAAGATCCTAAAAGAGAAGATGTACAAAGTGTGTTTGCCGGCCTTCGTCCGCTGGTAAGTACCGGAGATGACAAAAATACCGCACAGCTTTCTAGAAGTCATTCTCTTATGGTATCGGTTTCCGGGCTGGTAACTATTACAGGTGGTAAATGGACTACCTATAGACGTATGGGAGAAGACACCATTGATAAGGCATCACTAATTGCCGGGCTGGAAGAGCAACCTTCCAAAACTAAAGACCTGCGCATACATGGCTGGCTTAAAAACGTAAATACAGAAGATCCTTTGTTTTTCTACGGTTCAGACATTATCGCTATTCGTAAGCTGATTAACCGTCGCCCTGAACTAGGAGAACAGATACATAAAGATTTACCTACGGTTAAAGCCCAGGTAGTTTGGGCAGCCCAACAAGAGATGGCGCGTACTGTAGAAGATTTTCTGTCAAGGCGTACCCGCTCACTGCTGCTAAACGCACGTGCCAGTATTGAGATGGCACCTGAAGTAGCAAAACTACTTGCCGATGAGTTAGATAAAGATGAAGCCTGGCAAAAAGATCAGGTAGAGCAATACAGCAAACTAGCCAAAGAATACATATTACAATAG
- a CDS encoding efflux RND transporter periplasmic adaptor subunit, translating into MPVKTQRKKKRNPVLIIAIVAAVILILLFAAKQMGWIGSDNLTAVELAQVKERTIIERVTASGTVQPEMEVKISPEVPGEIIELNIEEGDSVAMGALLVRIRPDNFESVVSRTLATLNQQRANLAQAEARAASAAAQFTQAQAAYERNKSLYEDEVISDADFETAESNYQVARQELESAKQSIEAARFAVKSAEASVEEARENLSLTSIYAPVGGIVSKLDVEQGERVVGTSQMAGTEMLRIADLNRMEVRVDVNENDIIRVNMGDTAIVDVDAYSYMDKEFKGVVTSIASTANEKLTSEAVTEFEVRIRLLNESYKDLMTDKGPYPFRPGMTASVDIITQKKERTLSVPLASVTTRPDNPPTSSEENSEDEQDDDSSFNQEETLREVVFRLKDDNTVERVYVTTGISDYENIEILEGLSSGDRVVSGPYIAISTQLKDGSAVKEAENQRPNFNRNNN; encoded by the coding sequence ATGCCAGTGAAAACCCAAAGAAAGAAAAAACGCAACCCAGTCCTTATCATTGCTATCGTAGCTGCCGTTATCCTCATCTTACTCTTTGCCGCCAAGCAAATGGGCTGGATTGGCAGTGATAACCTAACGGCTGTAGAGCTTGCTCAGGTAAAAGAGCGCACCATTATAGAACGCGTTACTGCTTCCGGCACGGTACAGCCCGAAATGGAAGTAAAAATCTCCCCTGAAGTACCCGGAGAAATCATAGAACTGAATATAGAGGAAGGTGACTCTGTAGCTATGGGGGCACTTTTGGTAAGAATACGCCCTGATAACTTTGAGTCAGTAGTGTCTCGTACGTTGGCTACCCTCAATCAGCAACGTGCTAACCTCGCACAGGCAGAAGCCAGAGCGGCCAGTGCGGCAGCTCAGTTTACCCAGGCTCAGGCAGCCTACGAAAGAAACAAATCGCTGTATGAGGATGAAGTAATTTCTGATGCCGACTTTGAGACTGCCGAAAGCAACTATCAGGTTGCCCGACAAGAATTGGAATCTGCCAAACAAAGTATAGAAGCAGCACGCTTTGCAGTAAAAAGTGCTGAGGCCTCGGTAGAAGAAGCTCGCGAAAACTTATCGCTCACCAGTATTTATGCTCCTGTAGGCGGTATTGTCTCCAAACTGGATGTGGAGCAGGGCGAAAGAGTGGTAGGCACATCTCAAATGGCCGGAACAGAGATGCTCCGCATTGCCGATCTCAACAGAATGGAAGTAAGAGTAGATGTAAATGAGAACGACATCATTCGGGTAAATATGGGAGATACAGCTATTGTAGACGTAGATGCTTACTCATACATGGACAAAGAGTTTAAAGGCGTAGTTACCTCTATTGCCAGCACAGCTAACGAAAAGCTTACCTCTGAAGCCGTAACTGAGTTTGAAGTACGCATCCGCCTACTCAACGAATCATATAAGGATTTGATGACTGATAAAGGGCCATATCCTTTTCGTCCGGGCATGACTGCCAGCGTGGATATCATCACTCAGAAAAAAGAGCGTACCCTATCGGTACCCCTGGCCTCTGTAACTACCCGGCCAGACAACCCTCCTACTTCGTCAGAAGAGAATAGCGAAGATGAGCAGGATGATGATAGTAGCTTTAATCAGGAAGAGACTCTCAGAGAAGTAGTTTTCCGCTTAAAGGATGACAATACAGTTGAGCGTGTCTATGTTACTACTGGCATTAGTGATTATGAGAACATAGAAATTTTAGAAGGCTTGAGTTCCGGTGACAGAGTGGTGTCCGGACCTTATATTGCCATCTCTACCCAACTTAAAGACGGTAGCGCCGTCAAAGAAGCTGAGAACCAACGCCCCAACTTCAACCGAAATAACAACTAA
- a CDS encoding MIP/aquaporin family protein, protein MSNFIAEFIGTALLILLGNGVVANVVLKGTKGNNSGWIVITFGWGMAVFVAVFTVSEYSGAHINPAVTLGLAAAGVFEWAKVPIYILAQLAGGATGAFLVWLFYRQHVEFTEDKDAKLAIFATIPAIRSYANNLISEIIGTFVLVFAVLYIASPTLTSSTLSADTEFGLGALGALPVGFLVFSLGLSLGGTTGYAINPARDLAPRFMHQILPVANKRDSDWAYAWVPILGPIIGGVSAGLCYLLLQ, encoded by the coding sequence ATGTCAAACTTTATTGCGGAGTTTATCGGTACCGCTTTGCTTATACTTTTAGGAAATGGCGTTGTAGCCAATGTGGTGCTTAAAGGTACTAAAGGAAATAACAGTGGGTGGATAGTCATTACTTTTGGTTGGGGAATGGCGGTATTTGTGGCAGTTTTTACAGTAAGCGAATATAGTGGAGCGCATATCAACCCGGCAGTTACCTTAGGTCTGGCAGCAGCAGGAGTTTTTGAATGGGCAAAAGTACCGATCTACATATTAGCTCAGCTTGCAGGAGGTGCTACGGGTGCCTTTCTAGTATGGTTATTTTATCGGCAACATGTGGAATTTACCGAAGATAAAGACGCGAAATTAGCCATATTTGCTACTATACCCGCGATAAGAAGTTATGCCAACAATCTAATCTCCGAGATTATTGGTACTTTCGTATTGGTCTTTGCTGTTTTGTATATCGCCTCTCCTACCCTCACTTCCTCCACCTTATCCGCCGATACAGAATTTGGCTTAGGGGCGCTGGGTGCGCTTCCTGTAGGGTTTCTGGTATTCTCATTAGGTCTATCCCTGGGAGGAACTACTGGTTATGCCATTAATCCGGCAAGAGATCTTGCGCCCAGGTTTATGCATCAGATTCTTCCGGTAGCTAACAAAAGAGATAGCGACTGGGCGTATGCATGGGTGCCTATCCTGGGACCAATAATAGGAGGAGTTTCAGCGGGGCTCTGTTATTTACTTCTTCAGTAG
- a CDS encoding 3-oxoacyl-ACP synthase III family protein, which produces MRNSKITGLGRYLPERVVTNDDLAKIMDTSDEWIRERSGIRERRFFELGKDTTANMGTRAARMALENAGLTPDDVDFIVFATLSPDYDFPGSGVLVQRELGIREIGALDVRNQCTGFVYGISIADQFIKSGMYNTVLVIGSEIHSSGLDLTTRGRSVSVLFGDGAGAAVLQATEEENKGILSTHLHSEGKYAEELAVLDVGSSRSVPRVTPQMIEEGTVFPVMNGNFVFKHASTRFPEAVMEALNANGYTPQDLNLLVPHQANLRISQMVQKQLNLTDDQVFNNIMKYGNTTAASIPIALSEAWEQGKVKDNDLVCLAAFGSGFTWGSALIRW; this is translated from the coding sequence ATGAGAAATTCTAAAATTACCGGGCTGGGTAGATACCTGCCTGAGAGAGTAGTAACTAACGACGACCTGGCTAAGATTATGGATACTTCCGATGAGTGGATTAGAGAGCGCTCAGGTATTCGTGAAAGACGTTTTTTTGAGCTTGGCAAAGATACCACTGCCAATATGGGAACGCGAGCAGCACGTATGGCTTTGGAAAATGCCGGCCTCACGCCCGATGATGTAGACTTTATTGTATTTGCTACTCTTAGTCCTGATTATGATTTCCCTGGCTCTGGTGTGCTTGTACAAAGAGAGTTAGGTATACGTGAAATTGGAGCTCTGGACGTACGCAATCAGTGCACTGGCTTTGTATATGGCATTTCCATTGCCGATCAGTTTATCAAAAGTGGTATGTACAATACTGTTCTGGTAATAGGCTCAGAAATACATAGCAGCGGCCTTGACCTTACCACCAGAGGACGAAGTGTATCAGTTCTTTTTGGGGATGGTGCCGGTGCTGCCGTGCTGCAAGCTACAGAAGAAGAAAACAAAGGTATACTATCTACTCACCTGCACTCTGAAGGTAAATATGCCGAAGAGCTAGCTGTGTTGGATGTGGGCAGCAGTCGCTCGGTACCGCGAGTTACCCCACAAATGATAGAGGAAGGCACTGTTTTTCCTGTAATGAACGGTAATTTTGTATTTAAGCATGCTTCTACCCGCTTCCCGGAGGCTGTTATGGAGGCTCTTAATGCTAATGGCTATACGCCGCAGGACCTCAATTTATTGGTGCCTCATCAGGCAAATCTGCGCATCAGCCAAATGGTACAAAAGCAGCTCAATTTAACCGACGACCAGGTTTTTAATAACATCATGAAATACGGGAACACGACTGCGGCATCTATTCCTATCGCGTTAAGCGAAGCCTGGGAGCAAGGAAAGGTAAAAGATAATGACCTGGTGTGTTTGGCAGCTTTTGGTAGTGGGTTTACTTGGGGATCAGCATTAATACGCTGGTAG
- a CDS encoding T9SS type A sorting domain-containing protein, whose protein sequence is MKRLFYLPMRCRVLTLYLMFCAFSVAYGQTKTAVSNNGNWHNPNTWSPVGEPGDNDIILIPDDIRVVVRGTDHVLNNAVLIVEGDLVMESTCWICANYGSLTFTGSDAGIFLEEGARVLDGTALGGDTHFISVLGQTFWSGDNCNANCGIYEGNQTASTGGISFPEGFSNPLPVELLSFTAESMNGGALLKWVTASELNNSHFDIERSLDGSLFFKVGKVEGSGTTTIKQNYMFEDTQIDFQDGYTFYYRLKQVDFDGQFEYSPIVIVNIDYAGLEKVWPGQFEDVINIQLSETAYSTVLLRIFDLQGKIWLSEERNLFKGLNKLELSGLYECPAGIYVLEIVSDRIRAQKKLIKL, encoded by the coding sequence TTGAAAAGACTATTTTATCTACCCATGAGGTGTAGAGTGCTTACTTTATACCTGATGTTTTGTGCCTTTTCGGTGGCATACGGACAAACCAAAACAGCAGTAAGCAACAACGGAAACTGGCATAATCCTAATACATGGTCGCCAGTAGGTGAACCTGGAGACAATGACATAATTCTTATTCCTGATGATATAAGAGTGGTAGTAAGAGGTACGGATCACGTACTAAATAACGCAGTCCTTATTGTTGAAGGTGATTTGGTTATGGAGTCAACATGTTGGATTTGTGCAAACTATGGAAGTTTAACTTTTACCGGATCAGACGCCGGAATATTTCTGGAAGAAGGGGCAAGGGTTTTAGATGGCACAGCGCTGGGAGGCGATACGCATTTTATTTCAGTACTTGGGCAAACTTTCTGGAGCGGAGATAATTGCAATGCAAATTGTGGTATATACGAGGGAAATCAAACGGCTTCTACTGGAGGAATTTCGTTTCCTGAAGGTTTCTCCAACCCTCTTCCGGTAGAGCTTTTGTCATTTACTGCTGAAAGTATGAATGGAGGTGCTTTACTGAAGTGGGTAACTGCCTCTGAGCTTAATAACAGTCATTTTGATATAGAACGCTCTTTAGATGGAAGTCTTTTTTTTAAGGTAGGCAAAGTAGAGGGATCAGGTACTACCACTATAAAGCAAAATTATATGTTTGAGGATACCCAAATTGATTTTCAGGATGGCTATACGTTTTATTATCGCTTAAAGCAGGTAGACTTTGATGGGCAGTTTGAGTATTCTCCGATTGTAATCGTAAATATAGATTATGCAGGGCTGGAAAAAGTCTGGCCAGGTCAATTTGAGGATGTGATAAACATACAATTATCAGAAACAGCTTATAGTACTGTGTTATTGCGCATATTTGATTTACAGGGAAAAATCTGGCTAAGTGAGGAGAGAAATTTATTTAAAGGACTAAACAAGCTTGAATTAAGTGGCTTGTACGAGTGCCCTGCTGGTATATATGTGCTTGAAATAGTGAGTGATAGAATACGAGCGCAGAAAAAACTGATAAAACTATAA